One segment of Tamlana crocina DNA contains the following:
- the rnc gene encoding ribonuclease III, which produces MKNIRNILNSRFKRNGNFFMELTKILGFKPKEIKYYRKAFTHRSMNIKDDSGNPFNYERLEFLGDSMLSSVIASHLYVEAPSGDEGYLTKMRSKIVSREHLNELGKELNLIGLVKSKIPSGQFGDNIHGNLFEALVGAIFLDRGYKYCEKFIYKRVIIPHVDIEKLEGKVISYKSLLIEWCQKEKKTFGYNVYEDTGNDDVRHFSVKLSIDNKVVAKARATSKKKAEEKASKRAFFAFQSKISKII; this is translated from the coding sequence ATGAAAAACATTCGTAACATATTAAATTCCCGTTTTAAACGCAACGGGAATTTTTTTATGGAATTAACTAAAATTCTGGGGTTTAAGCCTAAAGAGATTAAATACTACAGAAAGGCTTTTACCCATCGTTCTATGAACATAAAGGACGATAGTGGAAACCCTTTCAATTACGAGCGTTTAGAATTTTTGGGCGATTCCATGCTCAGTTCTGTTATCGCTTCGCACCTTTATGTTGAAGCTCCCAGTGGCGACGAGGGCTACTTAACCAAAATGCGCTCTAAAATTGTAAGTCGCGAACATTTAAATGAACTCGGGAAAGAGTTAAATCTTATCGGCTTAGTAAAGAGTAAAATCCCTTCGGGCCAATTTGGCGATAATATTCACGGCAATTTATTTGAAGCTTTGGTGGGTGCCATTTTTTTAGATCGTGGGTATAAATACTGCGAAAAGTTTATTTACAAACGTGTTATTATTCCGCATGTAGATATCGAAAAACTGGAGGGCAAGGTCATTAGTTATAAAAGCCTTCTTATTGAATGGTGCCAAAAAGAAAAGAAAACATTTGGCTACAACGTTTATGAAGATACCGGAAATGATGATGTTAGGCACTTCTCCGTAAAGCTTTCTATAGACAATAAAGTTGTGGCAAAAGCGAGGGCAACATCAAAGAAAAAGGCTGAAGAAAAAGCCTCGAAACGTGCCTTTTTCGCGTTTCAAAGTAAAATATCTAAAATCATTTAG
- the mfd gene encoding transcription-repair coupling factor → MSQSTLSQTYAQFLQTQKLQDAIAQAGSKNYLKGLVGSSLSFVISSVFKETQKPFLLVFNDKEEAAHYLNDLEQLCSEKDVLFYPGSYRRPYDIEETDNANVLLRAEVLNRINSQKKPAIIVTYPDALFEQVVTRKELERNTLKVSVGDKVSIDFVNEVLFEYKFKRVDFVTEPGEFSVRGGIVDVFSFSHDQPYRIEFFGDEVDSIRTFDVENQLSIEQIKKINIIPNVANKLMEEKRQSFLKYIAQKTVIGIKNADLLFSRIDDFYAKAEEAFKSLSSEIKHAEPSELFCDSTLLKKQLLDFTLVEFGASAVMSNGVETSHNQIVEFNTTPQPAFNKQFNLLIEDLNKNHNKGYTNYIACVSEQQAKRFHDIFDDSNLEVSPYNTVILSLHQGFIDHDAKIVCYTDHQIFERYHKFHLKNGYAKKQAITLKELTNLDIGDYVTHIDHGIGRFGGLQKIDVEGKKQEAIKLVYGERDVLYLSIHSLHKITKFNGKDGKPPKVYKLGSKAWKTLKQKTKARVKHVAFNLIKLYAKRKTEKGYQYNPDSYMQHELEASFIYEDTPDQSTATADIKADMESERPMDRLVCGDVGFGKTEVAIRGAFKAVDNGKQVAVLVPTTILAYQHYRTFRERLKDFPVTVDYLNRFRTAKEKRETLEALGEGKVDIIIGTHQLVNKNVKFKDLGLLIVDEEQKFGVAVKEKLKTLKDNVDVLTLTATPIPRTLQFSLMAARDLSVITTPPPNRYPIESHVIRFSEETIRDAVSYEIERGGQVFFIHNRIENIKEVAGMIQRLVPDAKIGIGHGQMDGKKLEQLMLQFMDGAFDVLVSTTIIESGLDVPNANTIFINNANNFGLSDLHQMRGRVGRSNKKAFCYFITPEYSAMTDDARKRITALEQFTELGSGFNIAMKDLEIRGAGDLLGGEQSGFINEIGFDTYQKILNEAIEELKENEFKDLYNEPEDDKVYVKDVTIDTDFELLFPDDYINNISERLNLYTQLNNLNNEEEIKTFEKDLIDRFGELPKQVADLLDSVQIKWLATKIGFEKVVMKKGKLIGYFINDQQSRFYQSKNFTKVLQFVQTQPGVCKMKEKQTRNGLRLLLTFDNIKTVKQALNALRPIVA, encoded by the coding sequence GTGAGTCAATCTACCCTCTCTCAAACCTATGCACAGTTTTTGCAAACGCAAAAATTGCAGGACGCCATTGCCCAAGCCGGATCAAAAAATTATTTAAAAGGACTTGTAGGTTCTTCGTTATCATTTGTAATCTCCAGTGTTTTTAAGGAAACACAAAAACCGTTTTTGCTGGTTTTTAACGATAAAGAGGAAGCGGCACACTACCTAAACGACTTGGAGCAACTTTGTAGCGAAAAAGATGTGTTGTTCTATCCGGGAAGTTACCGCAGGCCGTATGATATTGAAGAAACCGACAATGCCAATGTGCTATTGCGTGCCGAGGTGCTTAACCGCATCAATTCGCAAAAGAAACCGGCGATAATCGTAACCTATCCCGATGCGCTTTTCGAGCAGGTGGTTACCCGAAAGGAGTTGGAACGGAACACCTTAAAAGTGTCGGTAGGCGATAAGGTTTCCATCGATTTTGTGAATGAAGTTCTGTTTGAGTATAAATTTAAGCGGGTAGATTTTGTTACCGAACCGGGAGAGTTTTCGGTACGTGGCGGCATTGTGGATGTATTTTCGTTTTCGCACGACCAGCCGTATCGAATTGAATTTTTCGGCGATGAGGTGGATAGCATCCGTACTTTCGATGTGGAAAACCAACTCTCTATCGAACAGATTAAAAAAATCAACATTATTCCTAATGTGGCCAATAAGTTGATGGAAGAAAAGCGCCAAAGCTTTTTAAAATACATTGCCCAAAAAACGGTAATTGGAATAAAAAATGCCGATTTACTGTTTTCAAGAATTGATGATTTTTACGCTAAAGCGGAAGAGGCTTTTAAGTCGCTTTCATCTGAAATAAAACATGCCGAGCCCAGCGAATTGTTTTGCGATTCCACTTTGTTGAAAAAGCAGTTATTGGATTTTACTTTGGTTGAGTTTGGAGCTTCGGCTGTCATGTCGAACGGAGTCGAGACATCCCATAATCAAATTGTAGAATTCAACACCACCCCACAACCAGCCTTCAACAAACAATTCAATTTGTTGATTGAAGATTTAAACAAAAACCACAACAAGGGTTATACCAATTATATTGCCTGTGTAAGTGAGCAGCAAGCCAAGCGTTTCCACGACATTTTCGACGATTCAAACTTAGAGGTAAGTCCTTACAACACGGTTATTTTGTCGCTCCACCAAGGGTTTATAGACCATGATGCGAAAATAGTCTGCTATACCGACCATCAAATTTTTGAACGTTACCACAAATTCCACCTTAAAAATGGTTATGCCAAAAAGCAGGCCATCACTTTAAAGGAACTTACCAATTTGGATATTGGCGATTACGTAACCCACATCGACCACGGGATTGGGCGTTTCGGTGGGCTCCAAAAAATTGATGTGGAAGGCAAAAAACAGGAAGCTATAAAATTGGTGTATGGCGAACGCGATGTGTTGTATTTGAGTATTCATTCACTACATAAAATCACCAAATTTAACGGTAAGGATGGCAAGCCACCCAAAGTGTACAAATTGGGCAGTAAAGCTTGGAAAACCTTAAAGCAGAAAACAAAGGCTCGTGTAAAACATGTTGCCTTCAACTTGATAAAACTTTACGCCAAACGCAAAACCGAAAAAGGCTATCAATACAACCCCGATAGCTATATGCAACACGAGTTGGAAGCTTCTTTTATTTACGAAGACACGCCCGACCAAAGTACTGCAACGGCCGATATTAAAGCCGATATGGAAAGCGAGCGCCCCATGGACCGACTGGTTTGTGGCGATGTGGGGTTTGGAAAAACTGAAGTGGCCATTCGTGGTGCTTTTAAAGCCGTTGATAACGGAAAACAAGTAGCCGTTTTGGTGCCTACTACCATTTTGGCTTATCAGCATTACCGAACCTTTCGCGAGCGTTTAAAGGATTTCCCGGTAACGGTCGATTATCTCAACCGATTCAGGACCGCCAAAGAAAAGCGCGAAACCCTCGAAGCATTGGGCGAAGGCAAGGTGGATATCATCATCGGTACGCATCAACTGGTCAATAAAAATGTAAAGTTTAAAGATTTAGGTTTGTTGATAGTTGATGAGGAACAAAAATTCGGCGTGGCCGTAAAGGAAAAACTGAAAACGTTAAAGGACAATGTGGATGTACTCACCTTAACGGCAACGCCCATTCCGCGAACCTTACAATTCAGTTTAATGGCTGCCCGCGATTTGTCGGTCATCACCACGCCGCCACCTAATCGTTACCCCATTGAAAGTCATGTAATCCGTTTTAGCGAGGAAACCATTCGCGATGCGGTGAGTTACGAAATAGAACGTGGCGGGCAAGTCTTTTTCATCCACAACCGTATTGAGAATATCAAGGAAGTGGCGGGGATGATACAGCGATTAGTGCCCGATGCCAAAATAGGCATTGGCCACGGGCAAATGGATGGAAAAAAATTGGAGCAGCTCATGTTACAATTTATGGATGGCGCTTTCGATGTGTTGGTAAGTACCACCATTATTGAGAGTGGGCTGGATGTGCCAAACGCCAACACCATATTTATTAATAATGCCAATAATTTTGGGTTGAGCGATCTGCACCAAATGCGTGGACGTGTAGGCCGAAGCAACAAAAAGGCCTTTTGCTATTTCATCACTCCTGAATATTCAGCAATGACCGATGATGCCCGAAAGCGCATCACGGCACTCGAACAGTTTACCGAATTGGGAAGCGGTTTCAACATCGCGATGAAAGATTTGGAAATTCGGGGAGCTGGCGACTTGTTGGGTGGTGAACAGAGTGGTTTTATCAATGAAATAGGTTTCGACACCTATCAAAAAATATTGAATGAAGCCATTGAAGAACTCAAGGAAAACGAGTTTAAAGATTTATATAACGAACCGGAAGACGATAAGGTTTACGTAAAGGATGTCACCATCGATACCGATTTTGAACTGCTGTTCCCCGACGATTACATCAACAACATTTCAGAACGATTGAATCTTTACACCCAACTCAATAATTTGAACAATGAAGAAGAAATAAAAACTTTCGAAAAAGATTTGATAGACCGATTTGGCGAGTTGCCAAAACAAGTAGCCGATTTACTCGATAGCGTTCAAATTAAATGGTTGGCCACAAAAATTGGTTTTGAAAAAGTAGTGATGAAAAAAGGCAAATTGATTGGGTATTTTATAAACGACCAGCAAAGCCGTTTTTACCAAAGCAAGAATTTTACCAAAGTACTGCAATTTGTGCAAACACAACCTGGAGTTTGCAAAATGAAAGAAAAACAAACCCGAAACGGCCTGCGCTTATTGCTTACTTTTGATAATATAAAAACCGTGAAACAAGCCTTAAATGCCCTGCGGCCTATTGTGGCTTGA
- a CDS encoding TonB-dependent receptor, producing the protein MTNKLLYVISFCISILTYAQNQDLSGYVMFDNNTPAIGASIALNGSAIKKYASTGINGEFSFQNLPHGNYTLQVHSLDAKPKTVNTTLSAKNNTLNVVLELSDHQDLQEVLVQTKTTKRKIEEKGFAVAIIETKEASLRNLTTNELLDRSVGVRVRQNGGIGSNVEYNLNGMSGSTIGMFIDGIEISTFGQSFNLNNIPPSMIERIEVYKGVLPAHLTGDYVGGAINVVLKKDVSRNNITLATSYGSFNTSQSDIGVTYREKKSGLSFRGSAFYTYTDNSFETWGRSTTYVNHLGQITRPYRAKRFNDTYKSLGGRFEAGFTDTKWADQFFIGYNGSSNYNEIPHGITQSTPYVGRFNETKARAILLNYSKRNFLIEDLAINVNAVQSFRNTYIQDTVSYAYNWDGTVREIIEFGERVPLRTNGGQQGEATMTNIDRVITNARTNLGYMVANGHRISLNHKFESTDREDEDLLDPDSGDLATKSIVSKHIVSMNYEAETFNKKLRTNLLGKYTYNRARQTKYEIETTDGVNSLVKIDTTTSDYNFGYGATLSYNITPKFLIIGSTENSYIMPNENQLYGAPENNILANLDLNPEKNINYNLGFRWATLNFKKHKISFYTNAFWRNGYDKITRQAVDEDDIEDEEDADIQVTRYVNLGKTQARGFEAEIIYIYDDRLNASFNISKFNNVFKQGIDENGNPHSLFGQQVPNEPFFTINTNLQYRFNNVFQKKSILNTYYSAGFVGEYYTIWGQPEWSKTPRQLSHDIGVSYRFPSKKLVASLDVKNITNAELYDNFNIQKPGRGIYVKLNYTFSKFL; encoded by the coding sequence TTGACTAACAAACTTCTATACGTTATTAGTTTCTGCATAAGTATTTTAACCTATGCGCAAAATCAAGATCTCTCGGGATATGTTATGTTCGACAATAACACTCCTGCTATTGGTGCATCAATCGCCTTAAACGGTAGTGCGATAAAAAAATATGCTTCAACAGGAATAAATGGTGAATTTAGTTTTCAAAATTTGCCTCATGGCAATTATACTTTACAGGTTCACTCCTTAGATGCAAAACCGAAAACCGTTAACACAACATTAAGCGCCAAAAACAATACCTTAAATGTGGTCTTAGAGCTATCTGACCATCAAGATTTACAGGAGGTATTAGTTCAAACAAAAACAACTAAAAGAAAAATAGAGGAAAAGGGGTTTGCCGTAGCCATTATAGAAACAAAGGAAGCGTCTTTAAGAAATTTAACCACTAATGAACTATTAGACCGATCGGTTGGCGTACGCGTAAGGCAAAATGGAGGTATAGGCTCTAATGTTGAATACAACCTTAATGGTATGTCTGGGAGTACCATCGGAATGTTTATCGACGGAATTGAAATTTCAACTTTTGGTCAATCCTTCAACCTTAACAATATCCCGCCTTCAATGATTGAACGGATAGAGGTTTATAAGGGCGTTTTACCCGCTCACTTAACAGGCGACTACGTTGGCGGCGCCATAAATGTAGTGTTGAAAAAAGATGTTTCTAGAAACAACATTACTCTTGCTACATCTTATGGTTCGTTCAATACCTCCCAGTCAGATATAGGTGTAACCTATCGCGAAAAAAAATCAGGACTTTCATTTCGAGGTTCTGCTTTTTATACTTATACCGACAACAGTTTTGAAACCTGGGGACGATCGACAACTTATGTAAATCATTTGGGGCAAATTACTAGACCCTATCGCGCTAAACGATTTAACGACACCTACAAATCGTTAGGCGGACGTTTTGAAGCTGGATTTACAGACACTAAATGGGCCGACCAATTTTTTATAGGTTACAACGGCTCTAGCAACTATAACGAAATTCCTCACGGCATAACCCAGTCGACTCCATACGTTGGTCGATTTAACGAAACTAAAGCCCGTGCCATATTACTAAACTACAGTAAAAGAAATTTTTTAATCGAAGATTTAGCCATAAATGTAAATGCCGTACAAAGTTTTCGCAACACATATATACAAGACACCGTAAGCTATGCCTACAACTGGGATGGAACCGTAAGGGAAATTATCGAATTTGGCGAAAGAGTGCCACTAAGAACCAATGGTGGACAACAAGGAGAAGCCACCATGACCAATATAGACAGAGTAATAACAAATGCTCGAACTAATTTAGGGTACATGGTAGCCAATGGGCATCGTATTTCTTTAAATCATAAGTTCGAATCTACAGATAGAGAAGATGAAGACTTATTAGATCCTGATAGTGGTGATTTAGCCACTAAAAGTATAGTTTCAAAACACATTGTTTCCATGAATTATGAAGCTGAAACTTTTAATAAAAAATTACGTACTAATTTATTGGGAAAGTACACTTACAATAGAGCACGGCAAACTAAATACGAAATTGAAACTACAGATGGCGTTAATTCCTTAGTTAAAATAGATACCACCACATCTGACTATAATTTTGGCTATGGAGCTACACTATCCTATAACATAACACCAAAGTTTTTAATAATAGGGTCAACAGAGAATTCGTACATTATGCCTAACGAAAATCAGCTATACGGAGCTCCAGAAAACAACATCTTAGCTAACCTTGATTTAAATCCTGAAAAAAACATCAATTACAATTTAGGTTTTCGTTGGGCCACCTTAAATTTTAAAAAGCATAAAATATCATTCTATACAAATGCTTTTTGGCGTAATGGATACGATAAAATTACAAGACAAGCTGTTGATGAGGATGATATTGAAGATGAAGAAGACGCAGATATTCAAGTTACACGATATGTAAATCTCGGAAAAACACAAGCTCGCGGATTCGAAGCAGAAATTATCTATATATATGATGATAGATTAAACGCATCTTTCAATATATCAAAATTCAACAATGTATTTAAACAAGGCATTGACGAAAACGGCAATCCGCATTCACTCTTTGGGCAACAAGTACCAAACGAGCCATTTTTTACCATAAACACCAACTTACAGTATAGGTTTAATAACGTATTCCAAAAAAAATCTATCCTAAATACGTACTACAGCGCAGGTTTTGTTGGGGAATATTACACTATTTGGGGGCAACCAGAATGGTCTAAAACACCCCGTCAACTTTCTCACGATATTGGTGTAAGCTATCGCTTTCCTTCCAAAAAACTGGTTGCTAGCCTTGATGTAAAAAACATAACCAATGCAGAACTCTACGATAATTTCAATATACAGAAACCTGGTAGAGGTATCTATGTTAAATTGAATTACACTTTTAGTAAATTTTTATAA
- the fabF gene encoding beta-ketoacyl-ACP synthase II: MELKRVVVTGLGALTPIGNTKDEYWDGLVSGKSGAAPITYYDTEKFKTKFACELKNFNVTDFIDRKEARKMDKFAQYAMVAADEAIADAKLNLDEVNKLRVGVIWGAGIGGLETFQNEVMNFSEGDGTPRFNPFFIPKMIADIAPGNISIKHGFMGPNYTTVSACASSANAMFDALNSIRLGHTDVVVTGGSEAAVTIAGMGGFNAMHALSTRNESPETASRPFDATRDGFVLGEGAGALVLEEYEHAKARGAKIYAEFIGGGLSSDAYHMTAPHPDGIGVIAVMKNCLENAGLNPEDVDHINTHGTSTPLGDVAELKAITEVFGSHAKNININSTKSMTGHLLGAAGAIEAISAILAMENGIVPPTINHEVVDENIDPELNLTLNKAQKRDIKVAMSNTFGFGGHNACVLFKKLD; encoded by the coding sequence ATGGAATTAAAGCGAGTTGTAGTCACAGGATTAGGGGCTTTAACACCTATTGGCAATACCAAAGACGAATATTGGGATGGCTTGGTTAGTGGAAAAAGCGGTGCTGCGCCTATAACATACTATGACACCGAAAAGTTTAAAACAAAGTTTGCTTGCGAGCTGAAAAACTTTAACGTTACCGATTTTATCGACAGAAAAGAGGCCCGTAAAATGGACAAGTTTGCGCAGTACGCTATGGTAGCTGCAGACGAAGCCATTGCCGATGCCAAATTGAATCTTGATGAAGTTAATAAGTTGCGTGTTGGTGTTATATGGGGTGCTGGTATTGGAGGATTGGAAACGTTTCAAAACGAAGTTATGAACTTTTCGGAAGGAGACGGAACTCCAAGATTCAACCCTTTCTTTATTCCTAAAATGATAGCTGACATTGCACCGGGCAACATCTCTATAAAGCACGGCTTTATGGGGCCAAACTATACAACGGTTTCGGCTTGTGCCTCTTCTGCAAATGCTATGTTCGATGCACTGAACTCTATACGTTTAGGGCACACCGATGTAGTGGTTACAGGTGGAAGTGAAGCAGCGGTTACCATTGCTGGTATGGGCGGATTTAATGCTATGCATGCCTTATCTACAAGAAACGAGAGTCCAGAAACGGCATCCCGTCCATTCGACGCTACCAGAGATGGTTTTGTTCTTGGCGAAGGTGCAGGAGCTTTGGTTTTAGAGGAATATGAGCATGCCAAGGCTAGGGGAGCTAAAATATATGCGGAGTTTATTGGGGGCGGTTTGTCTTCTGATGCTTACCATATGACGGCACCTCACCCAGATGGTATTGGTGTAATTGCAGTAATGAAAAATTGCTTGGAGAATGCAGGCTTAAACCCAGAAGATGTAGACCATATTAATACCCATGGAACATCGACACCTTTAGGTGATGTAGCCGAGCTAAAAGCAATTACAGAAGTATTTGGCAGTCACGCAAAAAATATAAATATCAATTCAACAAAATCAATGACGGGGCACTTACTTGGTGCAGCCGGAGCCATTGAGGCAATCTCGGCTATTTTAGCTATGGAAAACGGCATTGTGCCACCTACCATTAACCACGAAGTAGTTGACGAGAACATTGATCCCGAATTAAATTTAACCTTGAACAAGGCACAAAAGCGCGACATAAAAGTAGCAATGAGCAACACATTTGGATTTGGCGGACATAACGCTTGTGTGTTGTTTAAGAAATTAGACTAA
- the pyk gene encoding pyruvate kinase, with the protein MSAAQKKTKIVATLGPATSTKEVLKGMLEEGVNVFRINFSHANYDDVKERIDMIRELNKEYGFTAAILADLQGPKLRVGVMKEEVVVSPGDEIIFATGERFEGTKERVYMTYDSFPQDAKPGERILLDDGKLIFEVVSTDKKSEVVAKVIQGGPLKSKKGVNLPNTNISQPALTEKDIEDAIFAIKQDVDWIALSFVRHAEDLMQLRDLINQHSDYKIPIVAKIEKPEAVENIDKIVAHCDGLMVARGDLGVEVPAQEVPLIQKQLVLRAKKARIPVIIATQMMETMISSLTPTRAEVNDVANSVMDGADAVMLSGETSVGKYPVQVIKQMADILRSVENSELIKVPQLPPHIRTNRYITKSICYHAANMANEINAKAISTLTNSGYTAFQISAWRPSCHILVFTSNERILTRLSLLWGVRAFYYDKFVSTDETIEDVNAIACKQGYLDVGDMVISLAAMPIQAKGMVNTLRVTEIETCNV; encoded by the coding sequence ATGTCAGCAGCACAAAAGAAAACCAAAATAGTGGCTACCCTAGGCCCTGCTACAAGTACGAAAGAAGTTTTAAAGGGTATGCTTGAAGAAGGCGTAAACGTATTTAGAATTAACTTTTCGCACGCCAATTATGATGATGTAAAAGAACGTATCGATATGATACGCGAACTTAATAAAGAATACGGATTTACCGCAGCCATCTTGGCCGATTTACAAGGGCCGAAATTACGTGTTGGCGTAATGAAGGAAGAAGTGGTGGTAAGCCCTGGTGACGAAATTATTTTTGCTACCGGAGAACGTTTTGAAGGCACCAAAGAGCGCGTTTACATGACCTACGATAGTTTTCCGCAAGATGCCAAACCGGGCGAGCGCATCCTTTTGGATGACGGAAAACTTATTTTTGAAGTGGTTTCAACCGATAAAAAATCTGAAGTAGTTGCTAAGGTAATTCAAGGTGGGCCATTAAAATCTAAAAAGGGGGTAAACTTGCCAAATACCAATATTTCGCAACCGGCATTGACCGAAAAGGATATTGAAGATGCTATTTTCGCCATAAAACAAGATGTCGATTGGATTGCACTTTCGTTTGTTCGCCATGCCGAAGATTTAATGCAATTACGAGATTTAATCAATCAACACAGCGATTATAAAATCCCAATTGTAGCCAAAATTGAAAAGCCGGAAGCGGTAGAAAATATCGATAAGATTGTAGCGCACTGCGACGGTTTAATGGTGGCTCGTGGTGATTTGGGAGTTGAAGTGCCCGCACAGGAAGTGCCGCTTATCCAAAAGCAATTAGTGCTTCGTGCCAAAAAAGCCAGAATTCCGGTAATTATTGCTACGCAAATGATGGAAACCATGATTTCCAGTTTAACACCTACCCGTGCCGAGGTGAACGATGTGGCCAACTCGGTAATGGATGGTGCCGATGCTGTAATGCTTTCCGGCGAAACATCCGTTGGTAAATATCCGGTGCAGGTTATTAAACAAATGGCCGATATTTTAAGAAGCGTTGAAAATTCAGAATTGATTAAGGTGCCGCAATTGCCACCGCACATCCGTACCAATCGTTACATTACTAAATCGATTTGTTACCACGCGGCAAACATGGCCAACGAGATTAACGCCAAAGCGATTTCTACCCTTACCAATAGTGGGTACACGGCGTTCCAAATTTCAGCTTGGAGACCTTCGTGCCATATTTTAGTGTTTACATCAAACGAGCGCATTTTAACCCGTTTGAGTTTGTTGTGGGGCGTTCGTGCGTTTTATTACGATAAGTTTGTAAGTACCGATGAAACCATTGAAGATGTTAACGCTATAGCTTGTAAGCAAGGCTATTTGGATGTGGGCGATATGGTAATTAGTTTGGCGGCCATGCCTATCCAAGCTAAAGGTATGGTGAATACATTACGTGTTACCGAGATTGAAACTTGTAATGTGTAA
- a CDS encoding acyl carrier protein — protein MSDIASRVKAIIVDKLGVDENEVVTEASFTNDLGADSLDTVELIMEFEKEFDIQIPDDQAENIATVGQAISYIEEAK, from the coding sequence ATGTCAGACATTGCATCAAGAGTAAAAGCGATTATCGTAGACAAATTAGGAGTTGATGAAAACGAAGTAGTAACTGAAGCTAGCTTCACTAACGATTTAGGAGCAGACTCTTTGGATACTGTAGAATTAATCATGGAGTTCGAAAAAGAATTCGATATCCAAATTCCTGACGACCAAGCAGAGAACATCGCAACAGTTGGTCAAGCTATATCTTATATAGAAGAAGCAAAATAA
- a CDS encoding IPExxxVDY family protein, translated as MAVHKLILDDTFDDSVYTLTAIHCRLEDFRLAYLLNNHLGICLSRKASDLDAKNGQASYSIFEWEDEKQLITWSLVSNICKTEEIQESDYKSLFDNQEKITKTFHLLPEFKTVNYFLKIEGELSIKKERSITEAILNIPQVATAYSIDSGQLKSKDNLIFN; from the coding sequence ATGGCTGTTCACAAACTTATTCTTGACGATACTTTTGATGATTCGGTTTATACTTTAACAGCGATACATTGTAGGCTTGAAGATTTTCGTTTGGCCTATCTTCTAAATAACCATTTAGGGATATGCTTAAGCCGGAAAGCTTCAGATCTCGATGCCAAAAACGGACAAGCATCTTACTCCATATTTGAATGGGAGGATGAAAAACAGCTCATAACATGGAGTTTGGTGTCCAATATCTGTAAAACTGAAGAAATTCAGGAATCAGATTACAAGTCGCTATTCGACAATCAAGAAAAGATAACTAAAACATTTCACTTATTGCCAGAATTTAAAACTGTAAATTATTTTCTAAAAATAGAAGGTGAACTTTCAATAAAGAAAGAACGATCTATTACAGAGGCTATTTTGAATATACCACAGGTAGCCACCGCTTACAGTATTGATTCGGGGCAATTAAAATCTAAGGACAATTTAATTTTTAACTAA
- a CDS encoding phosphoribosylglycinamide formyltransferase, whose product MKRIVIFASGSGTNAENLIKFFHNSDNASVIQVLTNNPHAKVLDRAKKLNVSALSFNRIALSKTDDVLNILRASKPDLIVLAGFLWKFPEFILNEFPNKVINVHPALLPKFGGKGMYGMHVHKAVVENKETETGITIHYVNENYDEGAIIFQAKCKVTPTDTADDVAAKIHELEMEHFPKVVDGILSPAP is encoded by the coding sequence ATGAAACGTATTGTAATTTTTGCGTCCGGAAGTGGTACTAATGCTGAAAATTTAATTAAGTTTTTTCACAACAGCGATAATGCGTCTGTTATTCAAGTGCTTACCAACAATCCTCATGCCAAAGTTTTAGATCGGGCAAAAAAATTAAACGTTAGCGCCTTGTCGTTCAACAGAATAGCCCTTTCAAAAACCGATGACGTACTTAATATTTTAAGAGCCTCGAAACCCGACTTAATTGTTCTGGCCGGCTTTTTATGGAAATTCCCTGAATTCATTCTAAACGAATTTCCCAATAAAGTGATTAATGTTCACCCGGCGCTATTGCCCAAATTTGGCGGAAAAGGCATGTACGGTATGCACGTGCACAAGGCGGTGGTTGAAAACAAAGAAACCGAAACAGGCATTACCATACATTATGTAAATGAAAATTATGATGAGGGCGCCATTATTTTTCAGGCGAAATGCAAAGTGACCCCCACCGATACCGCCGATGATGTGGCGGCCAAAATACATGAATTGGAAATGGAGCATTTTCCGAAGGTGGTGGACGGAATACTTAGCCCCGCCCCTTAA